A window of Planctomycetota bacterium contains these coding sequences:
- the yacG gene encoding DNA gyrase inhibitor YacG, whose translation MPSDAAEPPPCPICKGTVEPDATTSPFCSKRCRLVDLNRWLDGKYQVPAVEGDGDEVEGVVDSPDDKSP comes from the coding sequence ATGCCGAGTGACGCCGCCGAGCCACCGCCCTGCCCGATCTGCAAAGGCACCGTCGAGCCGGACGCCACGACATCGCCGTTCTGCTCGAAGCGTTGCCGTCTCGTCGATCTGAACCGCTGGCTCGACGGCAAGTACCAAGTGCCGGCCGTCGAGGGGGACGGCGACGAGGTCGAGGGCGTGGTCGACTCGCCGGATGACAAGTCGCCCTAG
- a CDS encoding zinc ribbon domain-containing protein yields MPTYDYRCDACEHAFEKFQSMSASHLRKCPACGKNKLKRLIGTGAGVIFKGGGFYETDYRSESYKKAADADKPDAGKKSDAKPAKSESKAKTETKPAEPKPTKKPGNDAE; encoded by the coding sequence ATGCCCACCTACGACTACCGCTGCGACGCCTGCGAGCACGCCTTCGAAAAGTTCCAGTCGATGTCCGCATCGCACTTGCGCAAGTGCCCCGCATGCGGAAAGAACAAGCTCAAGCGGCTCATCGGCACCGGGGCCGGTGTGATCTTCAAAGGTGGCGGGTTCTACGAAACCGACTACCGGTCCGAGAGCTACAAGAAAGCAGCCGACGCGGACAAACCCGACGCGGGGAAGAAGTCCGACGCCAAGCCGGCAAAGTCGGAAAGTAAGGCGAAGACAGAAACCAAGCCAGCCGAGCCAAAGCCGACGAAGAAACCCGGCAACGATGCCGAGTGA
- a CDS encoding nucleotide exchange factor GrpE, with protein MNGQEEQYEEPTEQDFIEDDEQQPEDVDIPMTDAEADPAAEIERLQAELAAFREKFARVQADFQNANRRMERDNAQRLGIAVGAFVKELLPVIDNLERALQVDPDAPASQVLGGVQATLDSFLQTLGKQQVERIAPEPGTPFDHNEHEALMQQPTDEYDEPTVTQLLQAGYRHAGRTIRPAQVAVSSVS; from the coding sequence ATGAACGGCCAAGAAGAACAGTACGAAGAACCCACCGAGCAGGACTTCATCGAGGACGATGAGCAACAGCCGGAAGACGTCGACATACCGATGACCGACGCCGAGGCCGATCCCGCGGCGGAAATCGAACGACTCCAGGCGGAGCTCGCCGCGTTCCGGGAGAAGTTCGCCCGTGTTCAAGCCGACTTCCAGAACGCCAACCGCCGCATGGAGCGTGACAACGCACAGCGGCTCGGCATCGCCGTGGGAGCGTTCGTGAAGGAACTGCTCCCGGTCATCGACAACCTCGAGCGCGCCCTGCAAGTCGACCCTGATGCCCCGGCCTCCCAAGTCCTCGGCGGCGTTCAGGCGACGCTCGACAGCTTCCTCCAAACGCTCGGCAAACAGCAGGTCGAACGCATCGCCCCCGAACCGGGCACCCCGTTCGATCACAACGAGCACGAGGCGCTCATGCAACAGCCGACCGACGAGTACGACGAGCCGACGGTGACACAATTACTTCAAGCCGGCTACCGCCACGCCGGTCGCACCATCCGGCCGGCCCAGGTCGCCGTGTCTTCCGTGAGTTGA
- the dnaJ gene encoding molecular chaperone DnaJ — protein sequence MPATKRDYYEILGVAKSASESDIKKAYRKLAMKYHPDRNEGDAGAEAKFKEAAEAYEVLSDATKRQRYDQFGHQGVAGATHDYSHMNATDIFSIFEEMFGGGGRGGFHVNMGGTGGRSRRGRRGYDLETQVKLTLNEVAEGTEKTIEFERQEICDNCDGDGMKPGVEQKPCVACGGQGRVAQQGFGGMFRMVSTCPNCKGRGKIVDPSDRCDKCRGEGKVDIKRKVTVKIPAGVHEGQAVRIAGEGEPGENGAPPGDLHCYIEVADHPMFSRQHDDIVCQIPISFTQASLGAALDVPTLDGKEQLTIPAGTQHGQVFKLKGKGLPDLRSYKRGDQLVQTMIEIPKKLSEKQRDLLMEFANTEDHDILPQRKGFMDKLRDLFD from the coding sequence ATGCCAGCGACCAAGCGCGACTACTACGAAATCCTTGGCGTCGCCAAGTCCGCCTCCGAGTCGGACATCAAGAAGGCGTACCGCAAGCTGGCGATGAAGTACCACCCAGACCGCAACGAGGGTGACGCCGGCGCCGAGGCAAAGTTCAAGGAAGCCGCCGAGGCGTACGAAGTCCTCTCCGACGCGACCAAGCGGCAGCGCTACGACCAGTTCGGCCACCAGGGCGTCGCCGGCGCGACCCACGACTACTCGCACATGAACGCGACCGACATCTTCTCGATCTTCGAGGAGATGTTCGGCGGCGGCGGGCGTGGCGGCTTTCACGTCAACATGGGCGGAACCGGCGGACGCTCCCGTCGCGGCCGGCGCGGATACGACTTGGAAACCCAGGTCAAACTCACGCTCAACGAAGTCGCCGAAGGCACCGAAAAAACCATCGAGTTCGAGCGCCAGGAGATCTGTGACAACTGCGACGGCGACGGCATGAAACCGGGCGTCGAACAGAAACCCTGCGTCGCCTGCGGCGGCCAGGGACGCGTCGCGCAGCAGGGCTTTGGCGGCATGTTCCGCATGGTCAGCACCTGCCCCAACTGCAAGGGCCGCGGCAAGATCGTCGACCCCTCCGACCGCTGCGACAAGTGCCGTGGCGAGGGCAAGGTCGACATCAAACGCAAAGTCACCGTGAAGATTCCCGCCGGCGTTCACGAGGGCCAAGCCGTCCGCATCGCCGGCGAAGGCGAACCCGGCGAAAACGGCGCGCCGCCCGGTGATTTGCACTGCTACATCGAGGTCGCCGACCATCCGATGTTCAGCCGCCAGCACGACGACATCGTCTGCCAGATTCCGATCAGTTTCACGCAAGCCTCGCTCGGCGCGGCCCTTGACGTTCCGACGCTCGACGGCAAGGAACAACTCACCATCCCCGCCGGCACCCAACACGGCCAGGTCTTCAAGCTCAAAGGCAAGGGCCTGCCCGACCTCCGCAGTTACAAGCGCGGCGACCAGCTCGTGCAGACCATGATCGAGATCCCCAAGAAGCTCTCCGAAAAGCAGCGCGATCTCCTAATGGAGTTCGCCAACACCGAGGACCACGACATCCTCCCGCAACGCAAGGGCTTCATGGACAAGCTCCGCGACCTGTTCGACTAA
- a CDS encoding FkbM family methyltransferase: MLKSIAKGVLRRHGLGSHKGPDVPSKHLLNVLELAVTSLFDQDAGVTCIQIGANDCAGYDPFVPLIRPGWKSILVEPQPWAADRLDATYADNANIHVERSVIAAASGVAKLYHVSGLDDGSSMLEGVASLSRDHVVRHVGDENRIATIEVLALTFADLKQKYGIEQLDILSIDAEGFDFEILKMIDFEADRPSVIFYEHRNLAFEDAESAIELLADAGYHLARVGMDTVAVRTDRLTNPKPADSR, from the coding sequence ATGCTCAAGTCCATCGCCAAGGGAGTGCTTCGACGACACGGCCTCGGGTCTCACAAGGGCCCGGACGTGCCGTCGAAGCACTTGCTGAACGTGCTCGAGCTTGCTGTGACGAGCCTGTTCGATCAGGACGCGGGCGTGACGTGCATCCAAATCGGTGCCAACGATTGTGCCGGCTACGACCCGTTCGTTCCCTTGATCCGCCCTGGTTGGAAGAGCATTCTCGTCGAGCCGCAGCCTTGGGCGGCGGACCGTCTCGACGCCACCTACGCTGACAACGCGAACATCCATGTGGAACGTAGCGTGATCGCCGCGGCATCCGGCGTGGCCAAGCTGTATCACGTGTCGGGGCTGGACGATGGCTCCTCGATGCTCGAAGGCGTCGCGTCCTTGTCACGAGATCATGTCGTTCGACACGTGGGCGACGAAAACCGGATCGCGACGATCGAGGTGCTCGCACTCACGTTTGCAGACCTCAAACAAAAGTACGGGATCGAGCAACTCGACATCCTCTCGATCGATGCCGAGGGGTTCGACTTCGAGATTCTCAAGATGATCGATTTCGAAGCAGACCGACCGAGCGTAATTTTCTACGAGCACCGAAACTTAGCGTTTGAGGACGCCGAATCGGCAATCGAACTGCTCGCCGATGCGGGATACCACCTCGCCCGCGTCGGGATGGATACCGTTGCGGTGCGGACCGACCGACTGACCAATCCGAAACCCGCCGACAGCCGTTAG
- the groL gene encoding chaperonin GroEL (60 kDa chaperone family; promotes refolding of misfolded polypeptides especially under stressful conditions; forms two stacked rings of heptamers to form a barrel-shaped 14mer; ends can be capped by GroES; misfolded proteins enter the barrel where they are refolded when GroES binds) — protein MSSKQMKFDTDARAAVAKGLSTLAKAVKATLGPKGRNVVLQKSFGGPRITKDGVTVSKEIELEDPFENMGAKLINTVASKTGDKAGDGTTTATVLAEAIFSEGVKHLTAGVNAVQVQRGIMKATEAATAAIDEMSKKVKGKDDYQKVATISANGDEAIGALLAEAMEKVGKEGVITVDEGKGLESTLEYTEGMAFDKGYLSPWFITNPNTLECELENPYILLHEKKISNLNDLLPLLNKVVGGSRPMLIIAEDVEAEALAALVVNKMRGILNVAAVKAPGFGDRRKAMLGDLAAVTGGTFLSEDLGVSLEAVELDQLGTAKRVVIGKGETLVVEGAGKKKDINSRVEQIRRQIETTTSDYDREKLQERLAKLTGGVAVVKAGAATETEMKERKDLIDDALHATRAAAEEGIVPGGGVALLRAISAVVAAKKSGKGDEKLGFDIVADAMKAPAAQIADNAGEDGEVIVSKILDKASPVSFGYNARTDTFEDLYKSGVIDPAKVVKTALQNAASVAGLALTTDVLITELKEKDDKSTPVAGAVA, from the coding sequence ATGTCATCCAAGCAAATGAAATTCGACACCGACGCCCGAGCCGCGGTGGCCAAGGGATTGTCGACGCTCGCCAAGGCGGTCAAAGCCACGCTCGGGCCCAAGGGCCGCAACGTCGTGCTCCAGAAATCCTTCGGCGGCCCCCGCATCACCAAGGACGGCGTCACCGTCTCCAAGGAAATCGAACTCGAAGACCCCTTCGAGAACATGGGCGCCAAGCTCATCAACACCGTCGCGAGCAAGACCGGTGACAAAGCCGGCGACGGCACCACCACGGCGACCGTCCTCGCCGAGGCGATCTTCTCCGAAGGCGTCAAGCACCTCACCGCCGGCGTCAACGCCGTGCAGGTCCAGCGTGGCATCATGAAGGCCACCGAGGCCGCCACCGCCGCCATCGACGAGATGAGCAAGAAGGTCAAGGGCAAGGACGACTACCAGAAGGTCGCCACCATCAGCGCCAATGGCGACGAGGCCATCGGTGCCCTACTCGCCGAAGCGATGGAAAAGGTCGGCAAGGAAGGCGTCATCACCGTCGACGAGGGCAAGGGCCTGGAGTCAACGCTCGAGTACACCGAGGGCATGGCCTTCGACAAAGGCTACCTCTCGCCGTGGTTCATCACCAACCCGAACACGCTCGAATGTGAGCTTGAGAACCCGTACATCCTTCTTCACGAGAAGAAGATCAGCAACCTCAACGATCTATTGCCGTTGTTGAACAAGGTCGTCGGCGGCAGCCGGCCGATGCTCATCATCGCCGAGGACGTCGAGGCCGAAGCGCTCGCCGCGCTGGTCGTCAATAAGATGCGCGGCATCCTCAACGTCGCCGCCGTCAAAGCCCCCGGCTTCGGTGATCGTCGCAAAGCCATGCTCGGCGACTTGGCCGCCGTCACCGGTGGCACGTTCCTCTCCGAAGACCTCGGCGTCTCTCTCGAAGCCGTCGAGCTCGACCAGCTTGGCACCGCCAAGCGCGTCGTCATCGGCAAGGGCGAAACCCTCGTCGTCGAAGGTGCCGGCAAGAAAAAGGACATCAACAGCCGCGTCGAGCAGATTCGCCGTCAGATCGAGACGACCACCTCCGACTACGACCGCGAGAAGCTGCAGGAGCGTCTGGCCAAACTCACCGGCGGCGTTGCCGTCGTGAAGGCCGGCGCCGCGACCGAGACCGAGATGAAGGAACGCAAGGACCTCATCGACGACGCCCTCCACGCGACCCGCGCGGCCGCCGAGGAAGGCATCGTACCCGGCGGCGGCGTGGCCTTGCTCCGCGCGATCTCCGCCGTGGTCGCGGCGAAGAAGTCGGGCAAGGGTGACGAGAAGCTCGGCTTCGACATCGTCGCCGACGCCATGAAGGCCCCCGCCGCCCAGATCGCCGACAACGCCGGCGAGGACGGCGAGGTCATCGTGTCCAAGATCCTCGACAAGGCCAGCCCCGTGTCCTTCGGCTACAACGCCCGCACCGACACGTTCGAGGACTTGTACAAATCCGGCGTGATCGACCCGGCCAAGGTCGTCAAGACCGCCCTGCAAAACGCCGCCAGCGTCGCCGGCCTGGCCCTGACTACCGACGTGCTTATCACCGAGCTCAAGGAAAAGGACGACAAGTCCACGCCCGTCGCCGGTGCGGTTGCGTAA
- the groES gene encoding co-chaperone GroES — protein MPTKLNPLNDRVVVKRDDAEETTASGIVLPEAAKEKPTKGKVLAVGPGKQSDDGKRHAPGVKKGETVYYGKYAGTEIEVDGDKLVILRESDILGVLE, from the coding sequence ATGCCCACCAAACTCAACCCCCTGAATGACCGCGTCGTCGTCAAGCGTGACGATGCTGAAGAGACCACCGCCTCCGGCATCGTCCTGCCCGAGGCTGCCAAGGAGAAGCCGACCAAGGGCAAAGTCCTCGCCGTCGGCCCCGGCAAGCAGTCCGACGACGGCAAGCGCCACGCCCCCGGCGTCAAGAAAGGCGAGACCGTCTACTACGGCAAGTACGCCGGCACCGAGATCGAGGTCGACGGCGACAAGCTCGTCATCCTCCGCGAGTCCGACATCCTCGGTGTACTCGAGTAA
- a CDS encoding type II toxin-antitoxin system HicA family toxin, which translates to MMPALPVMSGREVVARFESFGWSVARQRGSHIVMIKPGEIATLSIPDHREVAKGTLRKLIRSAGLTVAQFVAGSQD; encoded by the coding sequence CTGATGCCAGCTCTGCCCGTGATGAGCGGCCGAGAAGTTGTTGCTCGATTCGAGTCGTTCGGCTGGTCGGTCGCCCGACAACGCGGCAGTCACATCGTCATGATCAAACCCGGCGAGATCGCAACGCTTTCCATCCCAGATCACCGTGAAGTAGCCAAAGGCACCCTCCGCAAACTAATCCGATCCGCTGGCCTGACGGTCGCACAGTTCGTCGCCGGCAGCCAAGACTGA
- a CDS encoding type II toxin-antitoxin system HicB family antitoxin has translation MTFRITIDRDEDGAWVAECPSIPGCVSQGATRDEAIANIREAIAVCLEVRQEQGLPLTVETADVEVTV, from the coding sequence ATGACGTTTCGCATCACTATCGATCGCGACGAGGATGGCGCTTGGGTTGCCGAGTGCCCATCGATTCCTGGCTGTGTCAGCCAAGGGGCGACACGCGACGAGGCCATAGCGAACATTCGCGAGGCGATCGCGGTGTGCCTTGAGGTTCGCCAAGAACAGGGCCTACCCCTGACTGTTGAGACCGCTGACGTCGAGGTCACCGTCTGA
- the groL gene encoding chaperonin GroEL (60 kDa chaperone family; promotes refolding of misfolded polypeptides especially under stressful conditions; forms two stacked rings of heptamers to form a barrel-shaped 14mer; ends can be capped by GroES; misfolded proteins enter the barrel where they are refolded when GroES binds), which yields MPAKMLSFDAEARKHLLTGVQKLSRAVKTTLGPRGKNAVIDKGWGAPTVTKDGVTVAEEIDLTDKYENIGAKMVKEASSKTSDAAGDGTTTATVLAEAIFAEGYRYLTAGTDANALARGIRRATEAAVDAIVKQSKPIDASKKADIQNVAAISANNDQEVGKIMADCFMKVGKDGVITVEEGKSLDTYVDVVEGMQFDRGYLSPNFITDQDEMAVEFDKPLILVYEDKISSAQKLLPILEKIQTAKKPLLIIAEDIDGEALSTLVVNKLRGILNVAAVKAPGYGDRRKAMLNDIAVLTGGRAIMKDLGVELDAVELTDFGTAKKVRIDNDNTTIIEGAGSSADIQGRIEQIRREIDTTTSDYDREKLQERLAKLAGGVAQVNVGAATEAELKEKKARIEDALHATRAAVEEGVVPGGGTAMVRALAALDEKKLKVTGDEAAGVKVIRQALMAPLKQIAENAGHSGSVIVRRVMEDKAANGFNALTGEHVDMIAAGILTPAKVERTALQNASEVATLLLTTDCIIADQPSKGGDDHDHDHEGMDY from the coding sequence ATGCCCGCCAAAATGCTCTCCTTCGACGCCGAAGCCCGCAAGCATCTGCTGACCGGTGTCCAGAAGCTTTCACGTGCCGTTAAGACCACCCTAGGCCCCCGCGGCAAGAACGCCGTCATCGACAAGGGCTGGGGTGCCCCCACCGTCACCAAGGACGGCGTCACTGTCGCCGAGGAGATCGACCTCACCGACAAGTACGAAAACATCGGTGCCAAGATGGTCAAGGAGGCCTCCAGCAAGACCTCCGACGCCGCCGGCGACGGGACGACGACCGCGACGGTCCTCGCCGAGGCGATCTTCGCCGAGGGCTACCGCTACCTCACCGCCGGCACCGACGCCAACGCCCTGGCCCGTGGCATCCGCCGTGCCACCGAGGCCGCCGTCGACGCGATCGTTAAGCAGTCCAAGCCGATCGACGCCTCCAAGAAGGCCGACATCCAGAATGTCGCCGCCATTTCCGCCAACAACGACCAGGAAGTCGGCAAGATCATGGCCGACTGCTTCATGAAGGTCGGCAAGGACGGCGTCATCACCGTCGAGGAAGGCAAGAGCCTCGACACCTACGTCGACGTCGTCGAGGGCATGCAGTTCGACCGCGGCTACCTCTCGCCCAACTTCATCACCGATCAGGACGAGATGGCCGTCGAGTTCGACAAGCCGCTCATCCTCGTTTACGAAGACAAGATTTCCTCGGCCCAAAAGCTGCTGCCGATCCTCGAGAAGATCCAGACGGCAAAGAAGCCGCTGTTGATCATCGCCGAGGACATCGACGGCGAGGCACTCTCGACGCTGGTCGTCAACAAGCTCCGTGGCATCCTCAACGTCGCCGCCGTCAAGGCTCCCGGCTACGGCGATCGCCGCAAGGCCATGCTCAACGACATCGCCGTCCTCACCGGCGGCCGGGCGATCATGAAGGACCTAGGCGTCGAGCTCGACGCCGTCGAACTGACCGACTTCGGCACCGCCAAGAAGGTCCGCATCGACAACGACAACACCACGATCATCGAGGGTGCCGGCAGCAGCGCCGACATCCAGGGACGCATCGAGCAGATCCGCCGCGAGATCGACACCACCACGTCCGACTACGACCGCGAGAAGCTGCAGGAGCGCCTGGCGAAGCTCGCCGGCGGGGTGGCCCAGGTCAACGTCGGTGCCGCGACCGAGGCCGAGCTCAAGGAAAAGAAGGCCCGCATCGAGGACGCCCTCCATGCGACCCGCGCGGCCGTCGAGGAAGGCGTCGTCCCCGGCGGCGGCACCGCGATGGTCCGTGCCCTGGCCGCCCTCGACGAGAAGAAGCTCAAGGTCACCGGCGACGAGGCCGCGGGCGTGAAGGTCATCCGCCAGGCACTCATGGCCCCGCTCAAGCAGATCGCCGAGAACGCCGGCCACAGCGGCAGCGTCATTGTCCGCCGCGTCATGGAAGACAAAGCCGCCAACGGCTTCAACGCCCTCACCGGCGAACACGTCGACATGATCGCCGCCGGCATCCTCACCCCCGCCAAGGTCGAACGCACCGCCCTGCAAAACGCCAGCGAAGTCGCCACACTCCTGCTGACCACCGACTGCATCATCGCCGACCAACCCAGCAAGGGCGGCGACGACCACGACCATGACCACGAGGGCATGGATTACTAA
- the murD gene encoding UDP-N-acetylmuramoyl-L-alanine--D-glutamate ligase: MNDLAGKRVTVFGLGRFGGGVAVTRWLCTQGAIVTVVDSANRDALAESITEIDGCDVTLKIGDEPDAGDFSDTDLVVASPAVRPGHPMLAVAADSKVEVTTEVVLFAERCRSRYVFGVTGTKGKSTTVELLARMLRVVAKGDRPDVRERPNKVRAVFDHKRPHGVWVGGNNGTPLIEHLDRIDPDDFVVLELSSFMLWHLGRSGWSPHIAVVTMIGSDHLDWHGSQEAYVNAKRNLVRFQRESDYAVVASSSPLSRGFKDYTPATVIEYGKRANLPEKIAPLLPGKHNRLNERAAYAAAKLFGLYTDEAVEACADFRGLPHRLELVHEADGVRWINDSIATIPAAAAAACEAFPAGNVIQIIGGKSKGGDETPMIDTLTKRAKAVLCIGETSAALALKLGGIARVCETLDAAVAEARDLATEGDVVLLSPGFASYDQFANFQERGDAFRQLAKA; the protein is encoded by the coding sequence GTGAACGACCTTGCCGGCAAACGTGTGACCGTCTTCGGGCTCGGCCGCTTCGGCGGCGGAGTGGCCGTGACACGCTGGCTCTGCACGCAAGGCGCGATCGTGACGGTCGTCGACTCGGCGAACCGCGATGCGTTGGCCGAGTCGATCACCGAGATCGACGGCTGTGACGTGACGCTGAAAATCGGCGACGAACCGGATGCCGGCGATTTCTCGGACACCGACCTCGTGGTCGCCTCGCCCGCAGTCCGGCCGGGCCATCCCATGCTCGCGGTGGCGGCCGACTCGAAGGTCGAAGTCACGACGGAGGTGGTGCTTTTCGCCGAACGTTGTCGCAGCCGATACGTCTTCGGCGTCACGGGCACCAAGGGCAAGTCCACGACCGTCGAGCTGCTGGCCCGCATGCTCCGCGTCGTCGCCAAAGGCGATCGGCCGGACGTCCGCGAACGGCCGAACAAGGTCCGAGCCGTCTTCGACCACAAGCGTCCCCATGGCGTCTGGGTCGGAGGTAACAACGGCACCCCGCTCATCGAGCACCTCGACCGCATCGACCCCGACGATTTCGTCGTGCTGGAACTGTCGAGCTTCATGCTTTGGCACCTGGGCCGAAGCGGATGGTCGCCGCACATCGCCGTCGTCACGATGATCGGCTCCGACCACCTCGACTGGCACGGCTCGCAGGAGGCATACGTCAACGCCAAGCGAAACCTCGTGCGGTTCCAGCGGGAAAGCGATTACGCCGTCGTGGCGAGTAGTTCGCCGCTGAGCCGGGGGTTCAAGGATTACACGCCGGCGACAGTGATCGAGTACGGCAAGCGGGCGAACCTGCCGGAGAAGATCGCCCCGCTGCTGCCCGGCAAGCACAATCGGCTCAATGAGCGAGCTGCCTACGCCGCGGCCAAGCTCTTCGGGCTTTACACGGACGAGGCGGTTGAAGCTTGCGCCGACTTTCGTGGCCTACCGCACCGTCTGGAACTGGTACACGAAGCGGACGGCGTCCGCTGGATCAACGACTCGATCGCGACGATCCCCGCCGCCGCAGCCGCCGCATGCGAGGCGTTCCCGGCAGGCAACGTGATCCAGATCATCGGCGGCAAATCCAAAGGCGGCGACGAAACGCCGATGATCGACACGCTGACCAAGCGGGCCAAAGCCGTGCTTTGCATCGGCGAGACGTCGGCCGCGTTGGCGTTGAAATTGGGGGGGATCGCCCGGGTGTGCGAAACCCTCGACGCGGCCGTCGCCGAAGCCCGCGACCTGGCCACCGAGGGCGATGTCGTTCTGCTCTCCCCGGGCTTTGCCAGCTACGACCAGTTCGCCAACTTCCAGGAGCGTGGGGATGCGTTCCGGCAGCTTGCCAAGGCCTAA